From a single Sphingobium sp. genomic region:
- a CDS encoding amidohydrolase family protein gives MSEFDLVIRGGTIADGTGGALIEGDIAIQDGRVAAIGKGLGAGREEIDASGRIVTPGFVDVHTHYDGQAIWGEELAPSSAHGVTTVVMGNCGVGFAPCRKSDQDMLINVMEGVEDIPGVVMAEGLPWDWETFPEYLDRLDAGKRDIDVAAYLPHSPLRVYAMGERGARREPANDDDLARMRSLTKEAIEAGALGFATSRLSIHRTADGGSIPSFDADVQELKAICSGMKDANAGTFQIVLDAFVGWDKEYKVIDAVVEETGRPATFTLASGNEGPPRWRAVLDMMEASNARGGQVTAQVMPRPIGLIAGLELTVHPFVLCPSWAKIADLPLVEKVAAMRDPELRAALLAEEFGEGHPFNALARNWEWIFPLDNPPDYAPPKSLSMADQARARGCTPQEIAYERLLATEGAGLFLVALGNFEGASLSSAHEMLSHPHCIPALGDGGAHYGAICDASYSTFLLQHFVRDRRDGGLDLAQAIHMLTQKASQAVGLNDRGTLKVGAKADLNIIDMDRLALHIPEIVHDLPAGGRRLHQRATGYDATIVSGQIIRRMDESTGARPGRLVRGAQAA, from the coding sequence ATGAGCGAATTTGATCTGGTCATTCGTGGCGGAACGATTGCCGATGGTACTGGCGGCGCATTAATCGAGGGCGATATCGCGATCCAGGATGGTCGCGTTGCCGCCATTGGCAAGGGGCTGGGTGCCGGGCGCGAAGAGATTGACGCCAGTGGCCGGATTGTTACGCCGGGCTTTGTCGATGTGCACACCCATTATGACGGGCAGGCAATTTGGGGCGAGGAACTGGCCCCATCCTCTGCCCATGGCGTGACGACGGTGGTCATGGGCAATTGCGGCGTCGGCTTTGCACCGTGCCGCAAGTCGGACCAGGATATGTTGATCAACGTGATGGAAGGTGTCGAGGACATCCCTGGCGTCGTCATGGCCGAAGGCTTGCCATGGGACTGGGAAACCTTCCCCGAATATCTCGACCGGCTCGACGCCGGAAAGCGCGACATTGATGTCGCCGCCTATTTGCCTCACTCCCCCTTACGCGTCTATGCAATGGGTGAACGCGGTGCGCGGCGTGAACCGGCCAATGACGATGATCTCGCAAGGATGCGTTCGTTGACCAAGGAAGCGATCGAGGCAGGCGCACTCGGTTTCGCAACGTCGCGTCTTTCGATCCACCGCACCGCCGATGGCGGCTCTATTCCATCTTTCGACGCCGATGTGCAGGAATTGAAGGCGATCTGTTCGGGAATGAAGGATGCCAATGCCGGCACATTCCAGATCGTTCTCGATGCCTTTGTCGGATGGGACAAGGAATATAAGGTCATCGACGCGGTGGTTGAGGAAACAGGGCGTCCGGCAACCTTCACGCTCGCCAGCGGCAATGAAGGCCCGCCACGCTGGCGCGCGGTGCTCGACATGATGGAGGCGAGCAACGCCCGTGGCGGACAAGTCACCGCGCAAGTCATGCCGCGCCCGATCGGCCTCATCGCCGGCCTTGAACTCACCGTCCACCCCTTCGTGCTCTGCCCAAGCTGGGCGAAGATCGCCGATCTGCCGCTTGTAGAAAAGGTCGCTGCGATGCGTGACCCGGAATTGCGCGCCGCATTATTGGCAGAGGAATTTGGCGAGGGTCATCCGTTCAACGCACTTGCCCGCAATTGGGAATGGATATTCCCGCTCGACAATCCGCCGGATTATGCCCCGCCCAAATCCCTGAGCATGGCCGATCAGGCGCGCGCGCGCGGATGCACGCCTCAGGAAATCGCCTATGAACGGCTGCTCGCGACTGAAGGCGCAGGCCTGTTTCTGGTTGCGCTCGGCAATTTCGAAGGCGCCTCGCTTTCGAGCGCGCATGAAATGCTCAGCCACCCGCATTGCATCCCGGCATTGGGCGATGGTGGCGCGCATTATGGTGCGATTTGCGATGCGAGCTATTCGACCTTCCTGCTGCAACATTTCGTCCGTGATCGCCGCGATGGCGGCCTCGATCTTGCACAGGCGATCCATATGCTCACGCAAAAGGCGTCACAGGCGGTGGGCCTCAACGATCGTGGCACATTGAAAGTAGGGGCAAAGGCGGATCTCAACATCATCGATATGGACCGGCTCGCCCTGCACATCCCCGAAATCGTGCACGATCTACCCGCTGGCGGCCGACGCCTGCATCAGCGAGCAACAGGCTATGACGCAACAATCGTGTCGGGCCAAATCATCCGCCGCATGGATGAAAGCACCGGTGCACGGCCGGGCCGTTTGGTGCGGGGGGCGCAGGCGGCCTAA
- a CDS encoding Coq4 family protein has translation MDDIPYLARGVQLLGTDSSVLVSSSKYLNSPRLREWIAFIALKKNGPDFPPAAEMYQLLPILNELRDFDHIEHMITEERKVNPRFDAWFEEGFVSDYTIEDLKDCAPGTVGGIYYKTATEGNYDIQIVPNYKPRTQWEYYSLRSGQTHDYEHILTGGGFNYMGELIPYWFRLATIHTHIQNKELAGEMSVLSILGTTRYVIRTMLHYPQIWECALDCIQQGIRIGRESEPFWMAKMEDVWHSPLEEARAQLGVRGAVDLDTQKEGDFWGGVKTSL, from the coding sequence TTGGACGACATCCCTTACCTGGCACGAGGCGTGCAATTACTCGGCACTGACTCCAGCGTTTTGGTTTCTTCCTCCAAATATCTCAACAGCCCCCGACTGCGAGAGTGGATAGCGTTTATTGCGCTGAAGAAAAACGGACCCGATTTCCCGCCAGCGGCGGAAATGTATCAGTTACTGCCGATATTGAACGAACTGCGCGATTTCGATCATATCGAACATATGATCACCGAAGAGCGCAAGGTGAACCCGCGCTTTGACGCCTGGTTCGAAGAAGGTTTTGTTTCCGATTACACCATCGAAGACCTAAAAGACTGCGCACCCGGCACGGTCGGCGGCATCTATTACAAGACCGCGACAGAGGGAAATTACGACATCCAGATTGTCCCCAATTACAAGCCGCGCACGCAATGGGAATATTACTCGCTGCGATCGGGCCAGACCCATGATTATGAGCATATCCTGACGGGTGGCGGCTTCAACTATATGGGTGAACTCATCCCTTACTGGTTCCGCCTCGCAACTATCCATACGCACATCCAGAACAAGGAACTGGCCGGCGAGATGAGCGTATTGTCGATTCTGGGCACGACGCGCTATGTCATACGCACGATGCTGCATTATCCGCAAATTTGGGAATGCGCGCTCGACTGCATCCAGCAGGGCATCCGTATCGGTCGCGAATCCGAACCTTTCTGGATGGCCAAGATGGAAGACGTCTGGCACTCTCCGCTTGAGGAGGCGCGCGCCCAGCTTGGTGTGCGCGGCGCGGTCGATCTCGACACGCAAAAAGAAGGCGATTTCTGGGGAGGGGTGAAAACAAGCCTATGA
- a CDS encoding SDR family NAD(P)-dependent oxidoreductase: MAKDKVVLVTGASRGAGAGIARGFGELGYTVYVTGRTVTPGDAKGWDGTVLPGTVAQTAADVTERGGKGIAVMCDHSDDAQVAALFEQIEREQGRLDILVNNATYIHHQLIEKKPFWEKELDAVKILDVGLRSAYVASWHAAQMMVKQGRGLIGFGSSFGGSCYMHGPAYGAQKAGVDKFAHDMEHDLRGTGVVSVSIWMGPLVTERSLIARDTNPEQYEGFIETAENPEFTAHILNAIDEAPNRDALSGSTLIGAEIAKELGVADKGNERPSYREMLGNPPVKNPAAVY; this comes from the coding sequence ATGGCGAAGGACAAGGTGGTTCTGGTAACGGGTGCCAGCCGTGGGGCAGGAGCCGGGATCGCGCGTGGCTTTGGAGAACTGGGCTATACTGTTTATGTCACCGGCCGGACCGTCACCCCGGGCGATGCCAAAGGGTGGGACGGCACTGTCTTGCCCGGAACCGTGGCGCAGACTGCCGCCGATGTGACAGAGCGCGGCGGCAAGGGCATTGCCGTGATGTGCGACCATTCCGACGATGCGCAAGTTGCAGCATTGTTCGAACAGATCGAGCGCGAGCAGGGCCGTCTCGACATTCTCGTCAACAATGCCACCTATATCCACCACCAGTTGATCGAGAAAAAGCCCTTTTGGGAAAAGGAGCTCGACGCGGTGAAGATCCTCGATGTCGGCCTTCGTTCGGCCTATGTCGCCAGCTGGCACGCGGCACAGATGATGGTGAAGCAAGGGCGCGGTCTGATTGGTTTTGGATCATCCTTTGGCGGAAGCTGCTACATGCACGGGCCGGCCTATGGTGCGCAAAAGGCGGGTGTCGACAAGTTTGCCCATGACATGGAACATGACCTGCGCGGAACCGGCGTGGTCAGCGTATCGATCTGGATGGGTCCGCTGGTAACAGAACGCAGCTTGATCGCGCGGGATACCAATCCCGAACAATATGAAGGTTTCATAGAAACTGCAGAAAATCCTGAATTTACAGCGCATATCCTGAACGCGATCGATGAAGCACCCAATCGTGATGCGCTTTCGGGCAGCACACTGATCGGCGCGGAGATTGCAAAGGAACTGGGCGTTGCCGACAAAGGTAATGAGCGGCCCTCCTATCGCGAGATGCTTGGCAATCCACCGGTGAAAAATCCCGCAGCGGTGTACTGA
- a CDS encoding AMP-binding protein: MASQFHLADLFETVARTVPDRVALIGDSARYSFAELNDRCDRLAAGLAAQGVRRGDAIGLYLYNAPAYLEAFIAACKLGAVPYNVNYRYRADELRYLFANADSAAIIHGAEFSPIIRDVRAHVPTLKLTIAVADGSGEDISGSVDYDSLLAHEPGGPWERSEQDYLLCYTGGTTGMPKGVMWPHRAFFFACAGGAGFFNPHGPAQTPADIESRARDGYPLKLFPLAPLMHMAAMWALWGALLNGVTIILDEGRAFDPERMLDTAEREGANMIQFVGDAMATPLRDMLRAHPGRWNLAHVVNLGSGGAVFSQHLKDDLKQLVPSAGITDGLGASETGMSGLAEKSDEGVMRLPANEYQQVVVDGRIGIVGETGFVARTGNTPIGYYNDPVKTAETFVTIDGKLWAVSGDAGRLDDDSKITVFGRGSTCINTGGEKVFPEEVEEALRTHLAIFDAVVAGQPDERWGERVIGIVAARAGVAQPAYEDVKAFLADKLAGYKLPKALVWVDEVKRSPAGKQDYRWAKDIAEKA, translated from the coding sequence ATGGCCAGCCAGTTTCATCTTGCCGACCTGTTCGAAACCGTTGCCCGCACGGTCCCCGACCGGGTCGCTTTGATCGGCGACAGCGCGCGTTACAGCTTTGCCGAACTTAATGATCGCTGCGACCGCCTCGCGGCCGGGCTTGCGGCGCAGGGTGTCAGGCGCGGCGACGCCATCGGCCTTTATCTCTATAATGCACCCGCCTATCTCGAAGCCTTTATCGCGGCGTGCAAGCTGGGTGCCGTTCCTTATAATGTGAACTATCGCTATCGCGCCGACGAGTTGCGATATCTGTTCGCCAATGCAGACAGCGCGGCGATCATTCACGGGGCTGAATTTTCGCCCATCATTCGCGACGTGCGCGCTCACGTCCCGACGCTGAAGCTCACCATTGCGGTTGCGGACGGATCGGGCGAGGATATTTCCGGGTCGGTCGATTATGACAGTCTGCTCGCCCATGAACCGGGCGGGCCGTGGGAACGCAGCGAACAGGATTATCTGCTCTGCTATACCGGCGGCACCACGGGTATGCCGAAAGGCGTGATGTGGCCGCATCGGGCATTCTTCTTTGCCTGTGCGGGCGGTGCCGGCTTTTTCAATCCGCATGGCCCGGCGCAGACCCCTGCCGACATCGAAAGCCGTGCGCGGGATGGCTATCCGTTAAAACTGTTTCCGCTGGCCCCGCTGATGCACATGGCGGCGATGTGGGCGCTATGGGGCGCGCTGCTCAACGGCGTCACGATCATCCTCGACGAAGGCCGGGCATTTGATCCCGAACGCATGCTGGATACAGCTGAGCGCGAAGGGGCGAATATGATTCAGTTCGTGGGCGATGCGATGGCGACGCCGCTGCGCGATATGCTGCGCGCCCATCCGGGGCGCTGGAACCTTGCCCATGTCGTCAATCTCGGTTCCGGCGGAGCCGTCTTTTCGCAGCATCTGAAGGATGATTTGAAGCAGCTGGTCCCCAGCGCAGGGATCACCGACGGGCTCGGCGCGTCGGAAACCGGCATGTCGGGATTGGCCGAAAAATCGGACGAAGGCGTCATGCGGCTTCCCGCTAATGAATATCAGCAGGTGGTCGTCGATGGCCGGATCGGAATTGTTGGCGAAACGGGTTTTGTCGCGCGTACCGGAAATACGCCGATCGGCTATTATAATGATCCCGTCAAAACTGCGGAAACCTTCGTCACCATCGATGGCAAGCTATGGGCGGTATCGGGCGATGCCGGGCGACTTGATGACGACAGCAAGATCACTGTTTTCGGTCGCGGTTCGACATGCATCAACACCGGCGGCGAAAAGGTTTTCCCCGAAGAGGTTGAAGAAGCCCTGCGCACGCATCTCGCGATCTTTGATGCTGTCGTGGCAGGCCAGCCCGACGAACGTTGGGGCGAACGGGTGATTGGCATTGTCGCGGCGCGCGCCGGGGTTGCGCAGCCGGCCTATGAGGATGTGAAGGCGTTTCTGGCAGACAAGCTTGCCGGTTATAAACTGCCCAAGGCGCTGGTGTGGGTGGATGAGGTCAAGCGGTCGCCCGCCGGTAAACAGGATTATCGCTGGGCAAAGGACATAGCGGAGAAGGCATGA
- a CDS encoding class I adenylate-forming enzyme family protein, translating to MTKSDPIFDAVTGPGSPFEIGERDGMRRFVNAPSDLNQMIERARAFGDREMIVEGDLRLTYAQGFARRDALALMLDINQGDRVGLCMKNSAAWMIGYLAILARGGVVVAVNSRGAPSELAAMLDDVGAALVLADGDRAERLREGGYAGRIIEAQDFPMEASAPLDPVEPVAADDAAAILFTSGTTGRVKGAVLSHSNLIHGIMLMQLSGVMILHSMAQKYGTDVETLRSHMPQSSVLQVYPLFHISGMGSAFLSPLLAGSKIVVMHRWDPEEALRLIAAERISMFTGVPTMLWDVLNRAHLEDADLSSLTNIGTGGQALPVNLLDAIRAACPQAFMGTGYGLTETSGSVAQAVGEDFIRNRAAAGRVLSLVDMKIDAPEGEAGEIMVRGPMVMKGYWNRPEDTAAVLSQDGWFRTGDIGLIDEEGYVFIVDRKKDMVISGGENIYCAEVERVMGSMDGVAECAAFGIADERLGELLVAIVVATDVTADAIKAEVGEKLARYKAPGHILFIDEPLPRNAVGKVDKIKLRAMWPDLAGA from the coding sequence ATGACGAAATCCGACCCGATCTTCGATGCTGTAACCGGGCCGGGTTCGCCATTCGAAATCGGCGAGCGTGATGGCATGCGCCGTTTTGTCAACGCGCCCTCCGATCTCAACCAGATGATCGAACGTGCCCGGGCCTTTGGCGACCGCGAGATGATCGTTGAGGGTGATTTGCGTCTGACCTATGCCCAAGGCTTTGCAAGGCGCGATGCACTGGCGTTGATGTTGGACATCAACCAAGGCGATCGTGTTGGGCTGTGCATGAAAAACAGCGCCGCCTGGATGATCGGTTATCTTGCGATTTTGGCGCGCGGTGGCGTCGTGGTTGCGGTCAATAGCCGCGGCGCACCTTCCGAACTGGCGGCGATGCTGGATGATGTTGGCGCAGCGCTGGTGCTGGCCGATGGCGATCGTGCCGAGCGATTGCGTGAAGGTGGCTATGCAGGGCGGATTATCGAAGCGCAGGATTTTCCGATGGAAGCGTCTGCTCCGCTTGATCCGGTCGAACCTGTAGCGGCAGATGATGCGGCGGCCATCCTGTTCACGTCCGGCACGACCGGGCGCGTCAAGGGTGCGGTGCTCAGCCATAGCAATTTGATCCACGGCATCATGCTGATGCAATTGTCTGGCGTGATGATCCTGCACAGCATGGCGCAGAAATATGGCACCGATGTCGAGACGCTGCGTTCGCACATGCCGCAGTCGTCGGTGCTTCAGGTTTATCCGCTGTTCCATATTTCCGGAATGGGCAGCGCCTTCCTGTCGCCGCTGCTTGCCGGATCGAAGATCGTTGTGATGCACCGCTGGGATCCCGAAGAGGCGCTGCGGCTGATCGCGGCGGAACGCATCAGCATGTTCACTGGCGTTCCCACTATGCTGTGGGATGTTCTCAATCGCGCGCACCTTGAAGATGCCGACCTGTCTTCGCTGACCAATATTGGTACCGGCGGGCAGGCCTTGCCGGTCAATCTGCTCGATGCCATTCGCGCCGCGTGTCCGCAGGCATTCATGGGAACCGGCTATGGTCTTACCGAAACCTCGGGCAGCGTCGCCCAGGCGGTGGGTGAGGATTTCATCCGCAATCGCGCCGCTGCGGGAAGGGTGCTCAGCCTTGTCGACATGAAGATCGATGCGCCCGAGGGTGAGGCCGGAGAGATCATGGTCCGCGGCCCGATGGTGATGAAAGGCTATTGGAACCGGCCCGAAGATACTGCCGCCGTGCTTTCACAAGACGGCTGGTTCCGCACCGGGGACATTGGCCTGATTGACGAAGAAGGCTATGTCTTCATCGTCGATCGCAAAAAGGACATGGTGATTTCCGGCGGCGAGAATATTTATTGCGCCGAGGTCGAACGGGTGATGGGTTCGATGGACGGCGTTGCCGAATGTGCGGCTTTCGGCATAGCCGATGAACGACTGGGCGAATTGCTGGTCGCGATTGTTGTCGCCACGGATGTGACCGCAGACGCCATCAAAGCCGAGGTCGGTGAAAAACTGGCGCGGTACAAGGCGCCGGGCCATATATTGTTCATTGACGAACCTTTGCCGCGCAACGCCGTTGGCAAGGTCGATAAAATCAAATTGCGGGCAATGTGGCCCGATCTCGCTGGAGCTTAA
- a CDS encoding amidohydrolase family protein, translated as MPTDIKIVDCMLGIPNAEDRSDWFAAFRPLIKDAQTLEQFSMPAQYMFKDVPTTGNPGDFVKWTVEQMDRFNIEKALVGWNDDDTSRRAKELYPDRFFFDVPCDPNKGVDEVRRIKRLHSEVGISAISVFPSGTLPQVAINHKYMFPLYTAAAELGIPICLNVGIPGPRIPMETQKVEHLDEVCWFFPDLKIVMRHGAEPWEALAVKLMLKWPNLYYSTSAFAPKHYPKAIIDYANTRGADKIIYAGYFPMGLSLDRIFADMPHVPFKDEVWPKFLRENAMKVFGL; from the coding sequence ATGCCCACTGATATCAAGATTGTCGATTGCATGCTGGGCATTCCCAATGCCGAGGACCGGTCCGACTGGTTTGCGGCATTCCGACCTTTGATCAAGGATGCCCAGACGCTTGAACAGTTTTCGATGCCCGCCCAATATATGTTCAAGGATGTCCCGACCACGGGCAATCCCGGCGATTTCGTCAAATGGACGGTTGAGCAGATGGACCGGTTCAACATCGAAAAGGCGCTGGTCGGCTGGAATGACGATGATACCTCGCGCCGGGCGAAGGAACTGTATCCCGACCGTTTCTTTTTCGATGTGCCTTGTGATCCGAACAAGGGCGTCGATGAAGTGCGCCGTATCAAGCGGCTGCACAGCGAAGTGGGAATTTCAGCAATTAGCGTGTTCCCCAGCGGAACGTTGCCGCAGGTTGCGATCAACCATAAATATATGTTCCCGCTCTATACCGCAGCGGCCGAACTGGGCATTCCGATCTGCCTCAATGTCGGCATTCCTGGCCCGCGCATCCCAATGGAAACGCAAAAGGTCGAACATCTCGACGAGGTCTGCTGGTTTTTCCCCGATCTGAAGATCGTGATGCGCCATGGCGCTGAGCCTTGGGAGGCACTGGCAGTGAAGCTGATGCTGAAATGGCCGAACCTCTATTATTCGACCAGCGCCTTTGCGCCCAAGCATTACCCGAAGGCGATCATCGACTACGCCAATACACGCGGGGCCGACAAGATCATCTATGCCGGTTATTTTCCGATGGGGTTGAGCCTCGATCGCATTTTTGCTGATATGCCGCACGTTCCGTTCAAGGATGAAGTGTGGCCAAAATTCCTGAGAGAAAACGCCATGAAGGTGTTCGGCCTGTAA
- a CDS encoding Rieske 2Fe-2S domain-containing protein encodes MMSEAENKPAGDARTAPVAVWQILEKLKGQDLLDWRLADVKGRASIEERNLDIGFPFGWYPVVMAKDLAVGEVKPLRYFSKDLAIWRGEDGQVRMVDAYCKHLGAHMGHGGKVHGNLLECPFHAWRYDGEEGIVKEIPYSKSIPPQVKRKCTRTWHVTEANRWVWAWYHPQDIAPLFDVVHIPETTDPEWTDYDVHEWNVYGSIQNMAENGVDVAHFKYIHGTANVPLGELRWGDWGRGADVRGKMGTPWGEVDGCISYDTMGPGQSWTRFTGISETLLVACITPIELDHVHARFCFTQPKAQAEGERAGVARAIIRDICKQFDQDKVIWDRQKYEPNALICEGDGPIAQFRKFYSRYYAGPDQAPDSGNVTPLKKAG; translated from the coding sequence ATGATGTCCGAAGCTGAAAACAAACCCGCAGGCGACGCGCGCACCGCCCCCGTGGCCGTGTGGCAGATCCTTGAAAAGCTCAAAGGCCAGGACTTGCTCGACTGGCGACTGGCCGACGTAAAGGGCCGCGCCTCGATCGAGGAACGCAACCTTGACATCGGCTTTCCCTTTGGCTGGTACCCGGTCGTCATGGCCAAGGACCTTGCCGTGGGTGAGGTTAAGCCGCTGCGCTATTTCTCCAAAGACCTTGCCATCTGGCGTGGCGAGGATGGTCAGGTGCGCATGGTTGATGCCTATTGCAAGCATCTGGGCGCGCATATGGGCCATGGCGGCAAAGTGCATGGCAATCTGCTTGAATGCCCGTTCCACGCCTGGCGCTATGACGGCGAAGAGGGCATCGTTAAAGAGATTCCCTATTCCAAGTCGATCCCGCCGCAGGTGAAGCGCAAATGCACGCGCACCTGGCATGTGACCGAGGCCAATCGCTGGGTATGGGCATGGTATCACCCGCAGGACATCGCACCTTTGTTTGACGTGGTGCATATCCCCGAGACGACAGACCCTGAATGGACTGACTATGATGTCCATGAATGGAACGTCTATGGTTCGATCCAGAATATGGCTGAAAATGGCGTCGACGTGGCGCATTTCAAATATATCCATGGCACGGCCAATGTGCCGCTGGGCGAATTGCGCTGGGGTGATTGGGGCCGCGGCGCCGATGTACGGGGCAAGATGGGCACGCCTTGGGGCGAGGTCGATGGCTGCATCAGCTATGATACCATGGGTCCGGGGCAGAGCTGGACGCGCTTTACCGGTATTTCGGAAACGCTGCTGGTGGCTTGCATCACACCTATCGAACTTGATCATGTCCACGCCCGCTTCTGTTTCACCCAGCCAAAGGCGCAGGCCGAAGGCGAGCGGGCAGGGGTGGCGCGCGCCATCATTCGCGACATTTGCAAGCAGTTTGATCAGGACAAGGTGATCTGGGATCGCCAGAAATATGAACCCAATGCCCTGATCTGCGAAGGCGACGGGCCGATAGCGCAATTCCGTAAATTCTACAGCCGCTATTATGCCGGGCCAGATCAGGCACCGGACAGCGGCAATGTCACGCCATTGAAAAAGGCCGGATAG
- a CDS encoding amidase family protein: MTVPRLHDEPSALELAGQIAAGELSAAEAVDAAIARIERLDGDINAIVVRDFDRAREAAKAADARRAQGVAGPLNGVPMTVKESFNIAGLKTTWGFEHARDFVASEDSHVARKLKEAGAIILGKTNVPVALADLQSVNPIYGRTNNPHDVTRVPGGSSGGGAAALAAGMVPLEFGSDIGGSIRTPCHFCGVMGLKPTYGAIPSDGHFAPGTSGAAPVLSMTGPMARTTEDLALALDLTAAMPLPRSRQADFNGMRILLLDSHPLAEVDAPVAAALRAAADAAANAGAIISSDSALLPDRAAMHPAYVKLMSNAMAVRMPPSEQYPDIGMRGWLGLLDQQADFTRQWQRLFSNFDAIFTPVFGTSAFMHTDEPDWQKRSLTINGRQTSFVPQIAWIGQATYTGLPAVSVPVGRDGNLPVGIQVITPHWQDHSAIAIAGMLHAMLG; the protein is encoded by the coding sequence ATGACTGTCCCCCGTTTGCACGATGAACCGTCGGCGCTTGAACTTGCCGGGCAGATTGCTGCCGGGGAGTTGAGCGCCGCCGAGGCAGTCGACGCCGCGATTGCGCGCATCGAGCGGCTGGATGGTGACATCAACGCCATCGTCGTTCGCGATTTCGACCGGGCGCGCGAAGCCGCAAAAGCGGCTGACGCGCGGCGCGCTCAGGGCGTTGCCGGGCCGCTCAACGGCGTTCCGATGACAGTCAAGGAAAGCTTCAATATTGCGGGGCTGAAAACCACATGGGGGTTTGAACATGCCCGCGATTTCGTCGCCAGCGAAGATTCCCATGTGGCGCGCAAGCTGAAAGAGGCCGGCGCGATCATCCTTGGCAAGACCAATGTACCCGTTGCGCTGGCTGACCTTCAGTCGGTGAACCCGATCTACGGACGCACCAATAATCCGCATGATGTCACCCGCGTGCCGGGCGGATCCTCGGGCGGTGGGGCAGCGGCGTTGGCCGCCGGCATGGTGCCGTTGGAATTCGGGTCCGACATTGGCGGATCTATCCGCACGCCCTGCCATTTTTGCGGCGTCATGGGGCTGAAGCCGACCTATGGGGCTATCCCGAGCGATGGCCATTTTGCACCGGGCACCAGTGGCGCGGCGCCCGTGCTTTCGATGACCGGGCCGATGGCGCGTACCACGGAGGATCTGGCACTTGCGCTCGATCTGACCGCGGCCATGCCATTGCCGCGATCACGCCAAGCAGACTTTAACGGCATGCGTATCCTGCTGCTCGATAGCCATCCACTTGCAGAGGTGGACGCGCCCGTTGCTGCCGCATTGCGTGCCGCCGCAGACGCAGCGGCCAATGCCGGCGCAATTATATCCAGCGACAGCGCGCTGCTTCCTGATCGCGCCGCGATGCACCCCGCCTATGTCAAGTTGATGAGCAATGCCATGGCGGTGCGGATGCCGCCAAGCGAGCAATATCCCGATATCGGGATGCGCGGTTGGCTTGGTCTGCTGGACCAGCAGGCGGATTTCACCCGCCAGTGGCAACGGCTGTTCAGCAACTTTGATGCCATCTTCACGCCTGTATTCGGAACATCGGCCTTCATGCACACCGATGAACCGGACTGGCAGAAGCGCAGCCTGACGATCAACGGGCGACAAACGTCATTCGTTCCGCAAATCGCATGGATCGGACAGGCGACCTATACCGGCTTGCCCGCAGTGTCGGTGCCAGTCGGGCGCGACGGCAATCTGCCCGTCGGTATTCAGGTGATTACACCGCACTGGCAGGACCACAGCGCAATAGCGATTGCCGGCATGCTTCACGCCATGCTTGGCTGA